In Ipomoea triloba cultivar NCNSP0323 chromosome 7, ASM357664v1, a single genomic region encodes these proteins:
- the LOC116025257 gene encoding SHUGOSHIN 2-like, whose translation MVKRSSIGSIVRKRLSDIKTSLPQLKPSIDIEMGNRSTKNCVDDLIKENIALVKLIQDRNKIIEMTGMELKKLRVGVQRVQLQNWNLAQSNTHMLAELHLNKEKVKALQHELVCKDAVLKAKSLDLKEAVLKAGKKRDVKDKETGVGDSVPNADINPSKINRKLQASKSRCKC comes from the exons ATGGTGAAAAGGTCATCCATTGGAAGCATTGTGAGGAAGAGGCTGTCAGACATCAAAACTTCTCTGCCACAGCTCAAACCTTCAATCGATATCGAAATGGGTAACCGTTCGACAAAGAACTGTGTTGATGATCTTATCAAG GAAAACATTGCATTGGTGAAACTCATTCAAGACAGAAA CAAAATAATAGAAATGACTGGAATGGAGCTTAAGAAACTGAGAGTTGGAGTTCAGAGAGTGCAGCTGCAGAACTGGAATCTTGCTCAATCCAACACTCACATGTTGGCT GAACTTCACTTGAATAAAGAAAAG GTAAAGGCACTTCAGCATGAACTTGTATGCAAGGATGCAGTACTAAAAGCAAAGAGTCTGGATCTAAAGGAAGCGGTACTCAAAGCGGGGAAGAAACGGGATGTAAAG GATAAGGAGACAGGAGTTGGGGATTCTGTACCAAATGCAGATATCAATCCTAGTAAAATAAACAGGAAGCTTCAAGCCTCAAAGAGTAGATGTAAATGCTAG
- the LOC116024217 gene encoding SHUGOSHIN 2-like has translation MGSSAASQPAAEKGSTENKRHCLRRQSASPRMQQQEPAKRVSEFEDIARQYDSLARAQEDLAPPLEHKSCCSKRTSLGRPLRRAAGRVQSYKQVPLNVKMRRSD, from the exons ATGGGAAGTTCAGCTGCCTCCCAGCCAGCTGCAGAAAAGGGATCCACAGAAAATAAAAG GCATTGTTTGAGGAGGCAATCTGCTAGCCCCAGAATGCAGCAGCAAGAGCCAGCCAAGAGGGTATCTGAATTTGAAGATATAGCGAGGCAATACGACAGTCTAGCTCGTGCTCAGGAAGATCTTGCTCCTCCCTTGGAACACAAATCTTGCTGCTCAAAGAGAACTTCTCTTGGAAGACCGTTGCGCAGAGCAGCCGGGAGGGTGCAGTCCTACAAACAAGTCCCTCTTAATGTCAAGATGAGAAGATCAGATTGA
- the LOC116025254 gene encoding E3 ubiquitin-protein ligase RZFP34-like, with protein sequence MDSRFEDAPSGSESSGNYGCKHYRRGCKIRAPCCDEVFDCRHCHNEAKNALEIDPLYRHNIPRHEVEKVICSLCRTEQDVQQSCIQCGACMGKYFCQKCKFFDDDISKKQYHCDECGICRTGGKENFFHCNKCGCCYSNLIKDAHHCIERAMHHNCPVCFEFLFDTINDITVLQCGHTIHLECLKEMQSHYQYSCPICSKSICDMSECWEKLDEEVASTPMPEMYKDKMVWILCNDCGEVSKVQFHILGHKCLRCKSYNTRQIQGAPASSACPSGVAEMVT encoded by the exons atggaTTCTAGATTTGAAGATGCACCTTCTGGGTCTGAATCATCTGGAAATTATGG GTGCAAGCATTACAGAAGGGGGTGCAAGATCAGAGCACCCTGTTGCGACGAGGTTTTTGATTGCAGGCACTGCCACAATGAAGCTAAG AACGCTTTGGAAATTGATCCCCTCTATCGACATAATATTCCTCGCCATGAAGTTGAAAAG GTCATATGTTCCCTCTGCAGAACAGAACAAGAT GTTCAACAAAGTTGTATACAATGTGGAGCATGCATGGGAAAATACTTCTGCCAGAAATGCAAATTTTTTGATGATGAT ATCTCAAAGAAACAGTACCACTGTGATGAATGTGGAATATGTAG AACTGGTGGCAAGGAGAACTTTTTCCACTGCAACAAGTGTG GATGTTGTTATTCTAATTTGATCAAGGATGCACATCACTGCATTGAAAGAGCTATGCATCACAATTGCCCGGTTTGCTTTGAG TTTCTGTTTGATACAATAAATGATATCACTGTTCTACAATGCGGACATACAATACATTTGGAATGCCTCAAGGAGATGCAGTCTCACTACCAGTATTCATGCCCTATTTGCTCAAAATCCATCTGTGATATGTCAGAGTGTTGGGAAAAACTTGATGAAGAG GTTGCTTCAACTCCAATGCCGGAAATGTACAAGGACAAGATG GTGTGGATACTATGCAATGACTGTGGGGAAGTATCTAAGGTGCAATTCCACATCTTGGGTCACAAATGCTTGAGGTGCAAATCTTATAATACAAGACAGATACAAGGAGCACCTGCTTCTTCTGCATGCCCTTCTGGAGTTGCAGAGATGGTGACATGA
- the LOC116025253 gene encoding transcription factor FER-LIKE IRON DEFICIENCY-INDUCED TRANSCRIPTION FACTOR, with protein sequence MDNVNIPQGNDDRDLGLIDFMDEENLEQFIDLIRGENEEPMGAMFFQQSYGGCENISGYLADDNLFDYDNVGSYKLSSANVSGDVGNILPTGENDAGEVSSETTPEKKGTKADRSKTLVCERKRRGRMKEMLYSLRSLVPNITKMDKASIIGDAVLYVQDLQMQTKKLKAEIANLESSTTKTDKYEGGTFLGGKKTNFTNPLPILKKIFKMDVFQVEETGFYVRIVSSKGQQVAASLYKAVDSLASLFISSSNLATTSHNYVFTFTFTVRECESDINLPNLKLWIASAFLNQGFGFEASLS encoded by the exons atggacaaCGTTAATATTCCTCAGGGAAACGACGACAGGGATTTGGGGTTGATAGATTTCATGGACGAAGAGAATTTGGAGCAGTTCATTGATCTGATAAGGGGAGAGAATGAAGAACCAATGGGTGCCATGTTCTTCCAGCAGAGCTATGGCGGTTGTGAGAACATTTCTGGGTATTTAGCTGACGATAATTTGTTCGACTACGACAACGTGGGTAGTTACAAGTTAAGCAGCGCCAATGTTTCCGGAGATGTCGGGAATATCCTTCCCACAGGGGAGAATGATGCCGGCGAAGTCTCGTCGGAAACCACGCCGGAGAAAAAGGGCACCAAGGCTGATCGGTCCAAAACTCTGGTTTGTGAACGGAAAAGGAGAGGTAGAATGAAGGAAATGCTCTACTCTCTTCGTTCCTTAGTTCCCAACATCACCAAG ATGGACAAGGCCTCTATAATAGGGGACGCTGTATTATACGTACAAGACCTACAAATGCAAACCAAGAAACTCAAGGCGGAAATAGCAAATCTGGAGTCATCCACCACTAAAACAGACAAATACGAGGGAGGGACGTTTCTGGGTGGCAAGAAAACAAATTTCACAAATCCACTCccaatactaaagaaaatatttaag ATGGACGTATTTCAAGTGGAGGAAACCGGGTTTTACGTGAGAATAGTGAGCAGCAAAGGGCAACAGGTTGCAGCCTCACTCTATAAGGCTGTGGACTCTCTTGCTAGTCTTTTCATCTCCAGCTCAAACCTAGCAACCACCTCTCACAATTATGTCTTCACGTTTACTTTTACA GTCAGAGAATGCGAGTCCGATATCAACTTGCCAAATTTGAAGCTGTGGATCGCTAGTGCCTTTCTTAATCAAGGATTTGGCTTCGAGGCATCACTTTCATAG